In a genomic window of Phacochoerus africanus isolate WHEZ1 chromosome 6, ROS_Pafr_v1, whole genome shotgun sequence:
- the DENND4B gene encoding DENN domain-containing protein 4B isoform X3: MAEERPPRLVDYFVIAGLAGDGAPIPEETWVPEPSGPLRPPRPAEPITDVAVIARALGEEVPQGYTCIQASTGGHPLELSAGLLGGTQPVICYRRGRDKPPLVELGVLSEGKERPKPGFQVLDTTPYSHSANLAPPGPGHPRTYLTYRRAAEGAGLHALGITDLCLILPSKGEGTPHTYYRLPRNLNLGMWGPAVYLCYKVGLAKANTLVYEAELLGRYPEEDNEAFPLPESVPVFCLPMGATIECWPAQTKYPVPVFSTFVLTGAAGDKVYGAALQFYEAFPRARLSERQARALGLLSAVERGRALGGRAVRSRRAIAVLSRWPAFPAFRAFLTFLYRYSVSGPHRLPLEAHISHFIHNVPFPSPQRPRILVQMSPYDNLLLCQPVSSPLPLSGASFLQLLQSLDPEQAIVLLLAVLTEQKLLVHSLRPDLLTSVCEALVSMIFPLHWQCPYIPLCPLVLADVLSAPVPFIVGIHSSYFDLHDPPADVICVDLDTNTLFPSEEKKPLSPRTLPRRPYKVLLATLTNLYQQLDQTYTGPEEEASLEFLLTDYEAVCGRRARLEREVQGAFLRFMACLLKGYRDFLRPLTQAPSEGARDVDNLFFLQGFLKSRERSSHKLYSQLLHTQMFSQFIEECSFGSARHAALEFFDSCVDKVHPEQEKPEPTPLVELEELSGSELTVFITPPEEPPAPEGSESTPQYCYDGFPELRAELFESPREQPGALPVPGPSRSAPSSPAPRRTKQEMKVAQRMAQKSAAVPELWARCLLGHCYGLWFLCLPAYVRSAPSRVRALHTAYQVLRQMESRKVVLPDEVCYRVLMQLCSHYGQPVLSVRVMLDMRRAGIVPNTITYGYYNKAVLESKWPSGTPGGRLRWAKLRNVVLGAAQFRQPLRERWQRRRQQKQQEEVDTAAQEAGSCQTEPDLERPSPTRPLQRQTTWAGRSLRDPASPKGRLVKSGSLGSARGAQPTVEAGVAHMIGALGVLEPRASPVPWHDGSLSDLSLTGEEPAPGGSPGDSGSALSTQSTETLEGSSGQVPKAGGRQDEASTPRRGLGARLQQLLTPSRRSPASRVPPPELPPDLPPPARRSPMDSLLHPRERPGSTASEVSSASLGSEWDLSESSLSSVSLRRSSERLSDTPGSFQPPSLEILLSSCSLCRTCDSLVYDEEIMAGWAPDDSNLNTTCPFCACAFVPLLSVQTLDSRPSAPSPKPAPAGASGSKDAPVPGGPGPVLSDRRLCLALDEPQLCNGHMGVTSRRVEGGAWAYLSPLVLRKELESLVENEGSEVLALPELPAAHPIIFWNLLWYFQRLRLPSILPCLVLASCDGPPHPQAPSPWIMPDPASVQVRLLWDVLTPDPNSCPPLYVLWRVHSQIPQRVVWPGPVPASLSLALLESVLRHVGLNEVHKAIGLLLETLGPPPTGLHLQRGIYREILFLTMAALGKDHVDIVAFDKKYKSAFNKLASSMSKEELRQRRAQMPTPKAIDCRKCFGAPLEC; this comes from the exons ATGGCGGAGGAGCGGCCCCCCCGGCTGGTGGATTACTTCGTGATAGCTGGGCTTGCAGGGGATGGAGCACCCATCCCCGAGGAAACATGGGTGCCTGAACCCAGTGGGCCCCTGCGCCCTCCCCGGCCAGCTGAGCCCATCACAGATGTGGCAGTCATCGCCAGGGCCCTGGGCGAGGAGGTGCCCCAGGGCTACACTTGCATCCAGGCTTCCACTGGGGGCCACCCCTTGGAACTCAGTGCTGGCCTCCTGGGTGGAACTCAGCCCGTCATCTGCTACCGCAGGGGCCGTGACAAGCCCCCCCTCGTTGAGCTGGG GGTGTTGTCCGAGGGGAAGGAACGTCCCAAGCCTGGCTTCCAAGTGCTAGATACGACTCCCTACAGCCACTCAGCCAACCTGGCCCCTCCAGGCCCTGGACACCCCCGCACCTACCTCACTTACCGGCGGGCAGCGGAGGGGGCAGGGCTGCATGCCCTGGGCATCACTGACCTCTGCCTGATACTGCCCAGCAAGGGTGAGGGCACTCCTCATACTTACTACCGATTGCCCCGCAACCTCAACCTTGGCATG TGGGGCCCGGCAGTGTACCTGTGCTACAAGGTGGGCTTGGCCAAGGCCAACACGCTGGTGTATGAGGCAG AGTTGCTGGGCCGCTACCCAGAGGAGGACAATGAGGCGTTCCCGCTGCCCGAGTCAGTGCCTGTCTTCTGCCTGCCCATGGGGGCCACCATCGAGTGCTGGCCGGCCCAGACCAAGTACCCCGTGCCCGTCTTCTCCACCTTCGTGCTCACGGGTGCAGCTGGCGATAAG GTGTACGGCGCCGCCCTGCAGTTCTACGAGGCGTTCCCGAGGGCCAGGCTGTCGGAGCGGCAGGCGCGGGCCCTGGGCCTGCTGAGCGCTGTGGAGCGCGGCCGGGCGCTGGGGGGCCGAGCTGTGCGCAGCCGCCGCGCCATCGCCGTGCTGTCCCGCTGGCCTGCCTTCCCTGCTTTCCGAGCCTTCCTCACCTTCCTCTACCGCTACTCTGTCTCAGGCCCCCACCGCCTGCCCCTGGAAGC GCACATCTCCCACTTCATTCACAAtgtccccttcccttccccacagagACCCCGCATCCTGGTGCAG ATGTCTCCCTATGACAACCTGCTCCTCTGCCAGCCTGTAtcctcacccctgcccctcaG TGGTGCCAGcttcctgcagctgctgcaaaGCCTGGACCCTGAGCAGGCTATCGTGCTGCTGCTGGCTGTGCTCACAGAGCAAAAACTACTAGTCCACTCGCTGCGGCCAGACCTGCTCACCAGCGTCTGCGAAGCCCTGGTCTCT ATGATCTTCCCGCTGCACTGGCAGTGCCCCTACATTCCGCTGTGCCCGCTGGTGCTGGCCGATGTGCTGAGTGCCCCCGTGCCCTTCATTGTGGGTATCCACTCCAGTTATTTCGATCTGCATGACCCGCCCGCTGATGTCATCTGCGTTGATCTGGATACCAACACGCTCTTCCC GAGTGAGGAAAAGAAGCCCCTCTCCCCTCGGACCCTGCCCCGCAGACCCTACAAGGTTCTGTTGGCTACACTGACAAACCTGTACCAGCAGCTGGATCAGA CGTATACTGGACCCGAGGAGGAGgcctccctggagttcctgctgacaGACTACGAGGCGGTGTGCGGCCGCCGGGCCCGGCTGGAGCGCGAGGTCCAAGGGGCCTTCCTCCGCTTCATGGCCTGCCTGCTCAAGGGCTACCGGGACTTCCTGCGCCCGCTCACCCAGGCCCCCTCTGAGGGGGCTCGCGATGTTGACAACCTCTTCTTCCTGCAGG GCTTCCTCAAATCCCGGGAACGCTCCAGCCACAAGCTGTACTCCCAGCTGCTGCACACACAGATGTTCTCGCAGTTCATCGAGGAATGCTCTTTCGGCTCTGCTCGGCATGCTGCCCTGGAATTCTTTGACTCTTGTGTTGACAAG GTCCACCCAGAGCAGGAGAAGCCTGAGCCGACCCCCTTGGTGGAGCTGGAGGAGCTGTCGGGAAGTGAGCTCACTGTCTTCATCACACCTCCTGAGGAGCCCCCGGCGCCAGAGGGCAGTGAATCTACGCCGCAGTACTG CTACGACGGCTTCCCTGAACTTCGGGCTGAGCTGTTTGAGTCGCCTCGAGAGCAACCTGGGGCGCTGCCCGTGCCGGGGCCGTCCCGAAGCGCCCCCAGCAGTCCTGCCCCCCGCCGTACCAAACAG GAGATGAAGGTCGCACAGCGGATGGCGCAGAAGTCAGCGGCTGTGCCTGAGCTGTGGGCCCGGTGCCTGCTGGGCCACTGCTATGGGCTGTGGTTCCTGTGTCTACCTGCCTACGTGCGGTCGGCGCCCTCCCGGGTGAGGGCCCTGCACACGGCCTACCAGGTGCTGCGCCAGATGGAGAGCCGCAAGGTGGTGCTGCCCGACGAG GTGTGTTACCGGGTGCTGATGCAGCTCTGCTCGCACTATGGGCAGCCCGTGCTGTCTGTGCGGGTCATGTTGGACATGCGGCGGGCAGGCATCGTGCCCAACACCATCACCTACGGCTACTATAACAAG GCTGTGCTGGAAAGCAAGTGGCCGTCGGGTACACCCGGTGGGCGCCTGCGCTGGGCCAAGCTCCGGAACGTTGTCCTGGGGGCTGCTCAGTTCCGCCAGCCCTTGAGAGAACggtggcagcggcggcggcagcagaagcagcaggaggaggtggaCACAGCAGCACAAGAGGCAGGCAGCTGCCAGACAG AGCCCGATCTGGAGCGCCCCTCCCCTACCCGCCCCCTTCAGCGCCAGACTACCTGGGCTGGGAGAAGCCTGCGGGACCCTGCCTCGCCTAAGGGGCGCCTGGTGAAGAGTGGCAGCCTGGGTAGTGCCCGAGGGGCACAGCCCACTGTGGAGGCTGGCGTGGCCCACA TGATAGGGGCCTTGGGGGTACTGGAGCCCCGGGCATCACCTGTGCCCTGGCATGATGGAAGTCTCTCAGACCTGAGCCTGACCGGGGAGGAGCCGGCACCTGGAGGCAGCCCAGGGGACTCGGGCTCAGCCCTGAGTACCCAGTCCACTGAAACCTTGGAAGGGTCAAGTGGGCAGGTGCCCAAGGCTGGTGGGCGTCAGGATGAGGCCAGCACCCCCCGACGAGGGCTGGGTGCCCGCCTCCAACAGCTGCTCACTCCTTCCCGCCGCTCCCCTGCCTCTCGTGTCCCTCCGCCTGAGCTGCCCCCGgacctgcctcccccagcccgcCGCAGCCCCATGGACAGCCTTCTGCACCCCCGGGAGCGCCCTGGATCCACTGCGTCTGAGGTA AGCTCAGCCTCTCTGGGCAGTGAGTGGGACCTCTCAGAATCTTCTCTCAGCAGTGTGAGCCTTCGTCGTTCTTCAGAGCGCCTCAGTGACACCCCTGGATCCTTCCAGCCACCTTCCCTGGAA ATCCTGCTGTCCAGCTGCTCCTTGTGCCGCACCTGTGACTCCCTGGTGTATGATGAGGAGATCATGGCTGGCTGGGCACCTGACGACTCCAACCTCAACACAACCTGCCCCTTCTGCGCCTGCGCCTTCGTGCCCCTGCTCAGTGTCCAGACGCTTGATTCCCGACCCAG TGCCCCCAGCCCCAAGCCTGCCCCCGCTGGTGCCAGTGGCAGCAAAGATGCTCCTGTCCCTGGGGGCCCAGGCCCTGTGCTCAGTGACCGCAGGCTCTGCCTTGCCCTGGATGAGCCCCAGCTCTGCAATGGGCACATGGGG GTTACCTCCCGGCGTGTCGAGGGTGGGGCATGGGCATATCTGAGCCCCCTGGTGCTGCGTAAGGAGCTGGAGTCGCTGGTGGAGAACGAGGGCAGTGAGGtgctggcattgcctgagctgccTGCTGCGCACCCCATCATCTTCTGGAACCTTCTGTGGTATTTCCAGCGGCTGCGCCTGCCCAGTATTCTGCCATGCCTGGTGCTGGCCTCCTGTGAtggccccccacacccccag GCCCCATCTCCTTGGATAATGCCTGATCCAGCATCTGTGCAGGTGCGGCTGCTGTGGGATGTTCTGACCCCTGACCCCAATAGCTGCCCACCTCTCTATGTGCTCTGGAGGGTCCACA GCCAGATCCCCCAGCGGGTGGTATGGCCAGGCCCGGTACCCGCATCCCTTAGCCTGGCGTTGCTGGAGTCGGTGCTGCGCCACGTCGGTCTCAACGAAGTGCACAAGGCTATAGGGCTCCTGCTGGAAACTCTAGGACCGCCTCCCACTGGCCTGCACCTACAGAG GGGCATCTACCGTGAGATCTTATTCCTGACAATGGCTGCTCTGGGCAAGGACCACGTGGACATAG TGGCCTTTGATAAGAAGTACAAGTCCGCCTTCAACAAGCTGGCCAGCAGCATGAGCAAGGAGGAGCTGAGGCAGCGGCGGGCACAAATGCCCACCCCGAAGGCCATTGACTGCCGAAAGTGTTTTGGAGCACCTTTGGAATGCTAG